GGAGCGATCTTCCTTACGATTCATGGTTGGACTTTTGGCTGTTATGTAAGACGCTTCCAGTGTTTTCCGCGCCAGAACGTCGGATTCGTGTCCCAAGATTATGGCTGCTATGTTGAAATGGGTGCTTCTATGGTACTGTATGCGATGAGCACCTGAAGAGGTCGACGATTTTGGTGGTACGAGTCCATCTACGTGCTCCTTTACCCGAGTTCGTAGAActcttcttgttttgccaatgtactcagccccacaCAGTTGCAATCTCCTTGACTTCCATCCGGACATACGACACAGTTCGGTGTCTCGCAAAGTCTGTCATAGGCACGATTGTGGACTAGCTGCCTCTTCAGGTTCAcaggtggtatgtccactactTTGACCAAATTTTGTAGACCCACCTGTCGTAAGCTCGCTCGCAGTGCATAACTCATGTCATCCGAATTAAAGGAAGGTAGAAAGGGATCGTTGATGTCTCTTCTACCATCTGATGCCGGTGCTGTATTACATGACTCCATTTTGGATGGGGAGCTTTTGATGGGTACCCATTAGACTGAGCAATGTGATTAGCAGATGCAATGCGCCCTTAGATGAAACCGTTGTAGCTGCCTTAAACATGTTTTCAATAACGCCTTTCTAATAATGCCTTTCTGgtcttctttgaatcttgacATGATAGAGTTTttagaaggtcgaacttgggacttaatgttttttttttctgccattGACAGACATAGTTATTCTCCGCATAACTTGCCGAACCTCTCGAGATTGTACCTTTTTGATTGTTGAGTACCGTTAGCTATCTTAGATCTTCCTTTGCATCC
This is a stretch of genomic DNA from Necator americanus strain Aroian chromosome II, whole genome shotgun sequence. It encodes these proteins:
- a CDS encoding hypothetical protein (NECATOR_CHRII.G7965.T1) is translated as MESCNTAPASDGRRDINDPFLPSFNSDDMSYALRASLRQVGLQNLVKVVDIPPVNLKRQLVHNRAYDRLCETPNCVVCPDGSQGDCNCVGLSTLAKQEEFYELG